The segment GGATCCGCCGCCGCCTCGAGCGCGCCCACCTTGGGAGCCATGGCACGGGGCAGCGCGTCTTGAACCTGGGCGCCGAGCGCCTGCTCCGACGTCACGGCCCACACCTTGTGATCACCCGCGAGGCCGTATGCGTGACCGAGCGCGTCGGCGAAGGCGCCCACGCTCGGCGTCCGGTGCGCCGGATTCTTTGCGAGGCCCAGGTCCAGGACGTCGTCCATGGCTGGCGGAATCGGCGACGGCGCATCCTTCCCCTTCACCGTGGCCGGTAGCGGATCTTGCGTGAGGATCGCGAGGAGGATCGAAGGGCCGTTGTGGCCGCCGAAGGGGACGCTGCCGGTGATGCACTCGTAGGCGATGGCGGCGAGGGCGAAAACGTCCGCGCGCGCGTCGAGGGTGTCGAGTCCCTGAGCCTGCTCGGGCGCCATGTAGTACGGCGAGCCGATCGTGGTGCCGAGCACCGTGAGCTTCTTCGCGTCCGTGTTCTTGTCTTTCACCGAACCGAAGTCGAGAATTTTTACGACGTCGCCCTCACGGGTTCCACAGAGAAACAGGTTGTCGGGCTTGAGATCGCGGTGAACAACTGGCTGCCCGTGCGCGGCGTCGAGGCCAATGGCGACCTGCGACATCATACGAACGAGCTTCTCGGGCTTGAGAAACTTGTCGCGCTTGAGGACCACGCGGAGCTCCTCGCCATCGAGGAACTCCATGGCCAAGAGCCACACCTTGGAGGTGAGGTCCTGCTGGAAGTCGAGGACCTTGACGATGTGGTCATGGGGCAACCGCGAGCTGATTTGGTACTCGCGCTTGAAGCGCTCCAGCGAGACGTCATCGCGCGAGACGTCGTCGTGGAGGACCTTGAGTGCGATGCGCGTGTCGGATTGCTTGTCGACGCCTTCGTAGACGCGCCCCATGCCGCCATCGGCCACGACGCGCCGAATCTCGTAGCGCCCCGCGAGCCGCGAGCCGATGCGGGCGTCCTGGTCGGGCGCGACGGGCACGAGGCTCGTCGACATGAGTGGCGTCCCATCGCTCGGACAAAAGCCCGCGTCGTTGGGAAAACTACGCTGGCATTTCGGACAGCTCTTCACCGGGCGCTCTGCTCGTTCGGCGCGAGAATCATCGCGTCGACGTTGGTAGGTTCGTTTGGGTCATCGCCCAGCGCTTGACCATCATCCACCGGCCGCAGTGGGTGGGGCGACGAAGTAGATGAGGCGGAAGCACGAAGGGCACTGCTCCAGGAGCGGTTCGCGACGCAGGCGATGAAAGAGCTGCGGCGGCAGCGACATGTGGCACGCGCGGCAAGTGCCGTCGGTGGTTTGCGCGATGGCGGAGCCCTTCTTGCCTCGGACCGTCTCGTACTTACGCAAGAGCTGCGGGGGAAGCTTCTTCTGGGTCGCCTCGCGCTTGGCGAGGTACTCGGCGCGGCCCGTTTCGATCTCGGCGATACGCGCCTGCGCGGAGCCCCTCGGTGGACCCGAGCTCGGCCCGGACCGTGGCGGCTTCACCGTCGCTGCTCTCGATCTGGAGGCGCACCGCGTCGGCGTCGGCCGTCGCGCGATTCGCGTCGACCTCGCGATCGCGAACCAGCTTGCGAAGCTCCTCTAGCTCACGCTGCGCCGCGTTGGTCTCGCGCTCGTTGCGCGCCCGATTCATCTTGTCGCGCGAGTGGTCGATCTGTCCGCTCAAGGTGCGCAGCTCGCCAACCATTTCGTTGCGCGTCTTCTCCAGCAGCGCGAGCTGCGCGCGATCGGCGAGAAGCTTGTCATCGAGACGCTAGGGGTCGCCTTCATGCCGTCGAGGCCGGCGCGCTCGAGGCCGAGCTTGTCGTCGAGAATCTTGAGCTCCGCGTCGATGGCGGCAAGCTCTTCGAGGGCTGCGATGTGGTCGGGGATGCTCAAGCGGCGGCTCCTCTGTACGGCAAAGACGAAGAAGAAAATGGACGTGGGCCCACCTGGGTTCGAACCAGGAACAGCCCGGTTATGAGCCGGGGGCTCTGACCGATTGAGCTATGGGCCCCAAACGCGGGGCAGACGACGCCAGAAACGGTGCTTCGCGCTGAGCGGGCGGGCCTTGAACAAAGTCGAGTCGCAGACGAATAGGGCACTCACGCTCTCCTGCACGACACCCGCGAGGGCGGCCGCGGCTCAGCGGCGAGCGGAGCCTAGTCCAACCGCGACGTGCATTCAACGCTCGCAGAGCACGAGATGTGCCTCGGCACCGCGGTCAGTGACCGACGCGCCGATGATCATGACATCACTAGGAGAAGCTGGCTTCGCCCCCTTTGGCAGGGCCCCGTCGCGCAAGAACGGTCCGAAGGCCGCGGCGGAGCGCCCGACGAGCGGGCGCACGCCATCGAAGGCCGCCTCGGGAAACGAGCGCGGGCTCGGTTCGGCGGCGTCCGCCACGGCGTCCTGAGGTACGAGGTGCGTGCGCTCCGCGGGGTCGCCCACGAGCACAAGGCCATCGCCGCCCGGTGGCACGAGGAGCGGCTCGCGACCGCCGACGCCGTCGCGGAGAAGGACGCGCGCCGCCTCAAGGCCAAGGCGGCCGTCACTGAGCTTCGCCACTTGCCTCACGAGGCGAGCACCACGCGCGTCTCCGACATCGTCGCGCATGAGCACGAGGGCGAAGTTGTCACCGGCGCCAAGGTCGAAGTCGGTCACCCGCGAAGGCTCGAGGCGCACGCTGGCGGCCACGTCGCCGGCGCGGGTCACGTGCGTGATCTCGACCCATCGGATTTCGCGCGCTTCCGGCGACCTCTCCAAGTAGTCTGCCCCGCCGTCCGCCTCAGCGGCGCGCGCGATCCACGCGACGAAGACGCCGCCCTGCCCGTCGCCGACGAGCCGCGGCGACTCGGCATCGCTGCGCGGCGGCGAGATGACAAGCGGCGCGCCGGCGTCGCCGGTGGCCCAAGCGCCGCGAATCACGCCGACGCCGCGGTCGTCATCGTCCCATGCCGCGAAGGCCGCGTCGCCGCTCGTTGTAACGTCGAAGGCCAGCGACTCGTCCTTCGACTGCGCGAAAGATGCCACCTCGGTACCGGGCGACGCGACCGCTTGGAGCACGAGGCGACGAGAGGTGCGCGTTGAAACGAGCCGTGCCGACATCAGTTGCTCACGCAAGAAGAACGCGTGCGGCGCCGGATCATCGCCGGTGGCGGAGCCAAGCTCGGCGAGCGTCGGCTCGGCACCGATGGTGAACGACGCGACGGCCGCCAAGCTGCCGCCGTCTCCGCTGCGGGCGAGGCCGATGGCCACCGTTCCCTTGGCGTCGATGGCCGCCTCGCCGACGCTGATGGCCCCGCCGATGGCGAGTCGTCGCGGCGGCGACGCCGCGCGGCAGCGCGGTTTGACGAGGCCACCGTCGGCCATTCGTACGGGCTCTGCGGTCTCCGACTCCGCGTGATGGACTGGCTTCTCCATCGTACGCACCAGCACCCAAGCGGCGACGAAGGCCAGCAGGGCAACGAAGAGCCATGTGAGGCGGTCGGACGACTTTGCCATCGCCGCGTCTCGCCTCAGCTCACGAGCGCGCGCGGAGACGCGAGGGGACGCCCCGCGAATCCGTCAACGACCTCGAGCAAGCTCGTAGCGTTCGAGCGGCGGCATGACGTACGCGCCGACCACTCGATCGTGAACGGCGGAGAGCATCTCGCGCGCGATGGCGACGCCCTCTTTGCGTGCGGCGGCGCCGGTGCCGGCTCGGCGCATTCGTTCGCGCACCGACTCGGGCACCTGCATGCCGGGGACCTCGTTGTGCAAGAACTCCGCGTTGCGGTAGCTCGCCAAGGGCAAGAGGCCCACGAGGACCGGCAGCTTCAAATGGGCGATGTCGTCGAGGAAGCGGAGGAGCACCGCCGGATCGTAGACGGGCTGCGTCATCACGAGCTCGGCGCCGGCGGCCTTCTTCTGGGCAAGGCGCTCGAGCTCGCGTTGATAGTTGAGCGCTGCCGGTTCGGCGCCGGTGGCGAGGACGAAGCTGGTGGTGGCACCTAGCGGCTTTCCGCCTGGGTCGATGCCGTGGTTGAGCCGCGCCGCGAGCTTCAGGATGCCGATGGAGTCGAGGTCGTAGACGGGCGTTGCGTCGGGGAAGTCGCCCATCTTGGGCGGATCGCCGGTGATGATGACGAGGTTGCGAACGCCGAGATCGTGGGCACCCAAGAGGTGCGCGAGGGTCCCGAGAAGGTTCCGGTCGCGACCGCAGACGTGCAAGATCGTTTCGACCTCGGCTTCGCGCTGCATGCGCACGGCGAGAGCGAGGTTGCTCATGCGCGACTGCGCCCGTGCACCGTCCGCGATGTTGATGACGTCGACGGTCTTCTTGAGCATCTTCGCGGCGTCGATGGCGCGCTTGGGGTCGATGCCAATGGGAGGGTTCACTTCTACCGAGACGACGAACGTGTGGCCGAGCTTCTCGGCGAGCGTGCTTCGTTTTGCAAATGGCACCGGATCGTGGCCTGTTGCCGCGACCGCGAGCATGCTCCCGACGCTAATGGCCGTGGCGCTGTCAGCCCGCTCGCGGGCCTCGTCGTGATCGTCGGAGGCGCCCACCATGCGCGCCGAAGCGGCGATGCGGCGCACGTGCTCCGGCGTGGTGCCGCAACATCCACCCACGAGGTGAACGCCAAGTTTGTACATGCGGCGCGCGTAGACGCCGAAATACTCGGGCGTGGAAACGTAGACGAGGCGGTCGTCGACGCGGTGAGGCAAGCCGGCGTTGGGAAGCGCACAAACGGGAACGCCGGCGGAGAGCATCCGCTCGACCGCCGCGAGAACGTGCATCGGACCATCGGAGCAGTTGACGCCAACGGCTGACGCTCCCCAATCGACCATCATGCGCGCGATGTCGGCGGCGTCGGTGCCGTCGGCCATGCGGCCGTGCTCGTCGAGCGACGCTGCGGCGATGACCGGCAGCTTCCCCCCCGACGCTTCGACGGCGGCTTCGATGGCGACGCGCAGCTCCGCCGTCTGACGCACCGTCTCGACCATGAGGACGTCGACGCCGCCTTCGACGAGCACCTGGGCCTGCTCCAACAGGGCGCGCTTGACCTTTGCGAGGTCGTCGGCGCTCGCTTCGCCGAGAAAATATCCGCTGGGGCCCATGGCACCGGCAACCCACGCGCGCGAAGCGGCGGCCTCTTTGGCGAGCCTGCAGGCGGCGAGGTTGAGCTCGCGGATGCGCTTGTCGAAGCCGTGCTTCTCGAGGCGCATGGCGTTGGCGCCGAAGGAGTTGGTTTCGATCAGCACGGCACCGGCCGCAAGGTAGTCCTCGT is part of the Myxococcales bacterium genome and harbors:
- a CDS encoding serine/threonine protein kinase is translated as MSTSLVPVAPDQDARIGSRLAGRYEIRRVVADGGMGRVYEGVDKQSDTRIALKVLHDDVSRDDVSLERFKREYQISSRLPHDHIVKVLDFQQDLTSKVWLLAMEFLDGEELRVVLKRDKFLKPEKLVRMMSQVAIGLDAAHGQPVVHRDLKPDNLFLCGTREGDVVKILDFGSVKDKNTDAKKLTVLGTTIGSPYYMAPEQAQGLDTLDARADVFALAAIAYECITGSVPFGGHNGPSILLAILTQDPLPATVKGKDAPSPIPPAMDDVLDLGLAKNPAHRTPSVGAFADALGHAYGLAGDHKVWAVTSEQALGAQVQDALPRAMAPKVGALEAAADPFAAPPPAALVAGGRSRRHGDGSGLRCVP
- a CDS encoding bifunctional homocysteine S-methyltransferase/methylenetetrahydrofolate reductase, which produces MASRFTPGRPFLDALKTDFLVGDGAMGTQIYERGVLYSACFEELNVSRPELVRKIHEDYLAAGAVLIETNSFGANAMRLEKHGFDKRIRELNLAACRLAKEAAASRAWVAGAMGPSGYFLGEASADDLAKVKRALLEQAQVLVEGGVDVLMVETVRQTAELRVAIEAAVEASGGKLPVIAAASLDEHGRMADGTDAADIARMMVDWGASAVGVNCSDGPMHVLAAVERMLSAGVPVCALPNAGLPHRVDDRLVYVSTPEYFGVYARRMYKLGVHLVGGCCGTTPEHVRRIAASARMVGASDDHDEARERADSATAISVGSMLAVAATGHDPVPFAKRSTLAEKLGHTFVVSVEVNPPIGIDPKRAIDAAKMLKKTVDVINIADGARAQSRMSNLALAVRMQREAEVETILHVCGRDRNLLGTLAHLLGAHDLGVRNLVIITGDPPKMGDFPDATPVYDLDSIGILKLAARLNHGIDPGGKPLGATTSFVLATGAEPAALNYQRELERLAQKKAAGAELVMTQPVYDPAVLLRFLDDIAHLKLPVLVGLLPLASYRNAEFLHNEVPGMQVPESVRERMRRAGTGAAARKEGVAIAREMLSAVHDRVVGAYVMPPLERYELARGR